tcaaagaacagaaattcttaattttgacgaagtctagtttatcaatttttttctttatggctaGTGGTTTTGGTGTTATTTCTTAGGAATCTTTGCTTAACCCAAGGTCAGACAggattttctcctacattttctccAAGAAACTTTGCAGTTTGGGGTTTAATATTTAGGTTTATGacgcattttgagttaatttttgtgtatgacgtGAGCGTCAGATCAATGCTCAGTTTTTGCAAATAGCTATCCAGTCATTCCAGTACCGTTTGTTGAAGAGTGTCCTTTCTCTGCTGAATTTGCACCTTTATTGAAACTCAATTGACCACATatgtgtgagtctgtttctgaaCTGTTTACTTTGTCCCGTTCATCTATTTACCTATCCTTATTTCAgcaccacactatcttgattatcgaagctttatagtaagtcttgaaatcagttAGTGTAAAAACCCCCTTTTTAGGGAACGGCATGAAGGACTCTTGTTCTTTGAAGCATCCCTTAAGAAATTCCGTTTAAAGACGGTCACCTCACTCTCTCCAGGCTCCCGTTCTACCTCCACAGAGCAGCATGGACATGACTTTGGGTAGGCCACGCCTCCTTCGGGTCTCAAGTTCCTCATCCCCCAAAATGGGGAACCTGTGCTACCTTCTAGGCATGCTGGGAGAACTCAGTCAGATGATGCTCGCAGTGCCCGGACCGGAGTGAGCGTGTGATAACTGGTCTCCAGGTGAGTGTTGAGGTTCACCTGGGAGCCAGGATGGGGCTCCCATCTTGGTGTCCTCATCCTCAGCAGGGCCTGGAGTGTCAGCCTACCCCAGGTCACCAGGCAGCGGAGGAGTCAGACGTGGAGCCGCCAGCAGAGCCCTGCTGCCCCTTGGACAGCTGTGGACAGCAGCTGGGAGACAAGCCCCCCAGAGAGGCAGGCGCTCCACACATCCGGCCACGAGGGGCTCTGCCGGAGTCCGGCCCAGGGGGATATGAAGACAGTTCCCAGGAAGCCATGCCCCTAATGCCCACAGCAACTCTGGAGGAAAAGAAAGCCAACTGCTTCCTGCCATCCATGCCAGCGCCAAACACACCCAAAGAAGGGTAAGCCGTCCTCTTATGCCACCCGCAGCCCCACTCCCTGACCCCAGAAAGATCGCTCTTCTGCTGAGTGACAGGTGAGGTGAATTCTAGTCCTGATTGCACCAGACCTGATgtaggaccttgggcaagtcatgcccctctgtgcctcaatttccccatctgtataaTAGCTCTAAGACCAGAATTCCTTGCTCTGTAGGCCTATACTTTAAGGGCACGTCCCCTCACGGGGATGTGAGGGGATGAGGAGCCCCTCTGAGATTAGAAGGGCAGCGGGATGAGGCTGGGTGGTGGGCCAGAGTGtcctggggctgaggggagggaggcgcAAGGGGAAGCCTTGCGCTGAGCCCCTCCCCTCTTGGGGGGTTTCTCCCTTGTTTAGGGGCCGGGCTGTGGAGACCCAGCCGGCAGCAGGGCCTGATCCTCCACCGGTAAGCAGAGCCGTAGTGGGGCTgcggctggggtgggggtggggactcAGGATGAGAACGGGGCAGAAGTGGAAATGGAGTCAAACCAGGAAAGACGTGAACGTGTGCCTGTGTGATTGTGTGAATGTGCACATTTATGTGTGTGCACGTACATGTGTGTCTACACGTGTACATGTGTGTTTGCGTGCGTGTGCATCTTGGGTTGGGGATCAAGGATGCTGTTACACTCTGGAGCTCTTGGGTTCACCCCAGGTCATGGCCTTTCCCACATCAGCATGGATTTCTTCTGCCCGTTTGCCCTCAGCCCTGCCACACAACCCAAAGCTTCCCTGAGCCCTTAGGAGGCTTCTAAACCCCTGCCAGCCGGCCCCATCCCCGCCAGCTCTGAATGGTCTTATCTGGCCCTGTCGCTTTCTGCTGTGTTCACCGGCAAAAGCCCAACCCTGGCTAAACCCAACCGCCCAGTTACCCTCCACCTGCACCCGAGCTGCTAAACATGCTTGGAGAAAAACCATCTTCCTGTTGATGGGTTACACTTTCAAGCAATGACCACCAATGTCAGATGCTCCTGGCAATCCTCTGCCGTTCCCTGGCCATCACCCGCACCCCCTGCCCCCGCCTCGTGCCTGCTCCAGGATGTCATTTCACAATAGCGCTCTCCATGCCATCATCTTGGCTGGTGATCTGGTCTCCTGTGACACTGAAAGGCGAGAAGCATCAAATGATAAGAATGATACGTGCATcttcccaccccaaccccaccacCCCCGCCTTCTACGGGTTACAGTGGAAGCCGTGAAGATAGGTCCTTGCCCCCACCCACAGCTGGCCCCTGACTTGGTCATTAGATCCCGTCCCCTCCCCGCTCTCTGGCTCATGATCAGTCTCTCCATTTCTACAGGATCATTCCCATCAGCGTACAAACATGGGGTAGAATCTACAATATTAAAAACCAGACACAAACACCTCCCCTGGCCCCCACGCCTCTCCAGTGACGGccttctttctctgctcccttctaCGGTTGTCCATGCACTCATTCCATTTGGTCTTTCCTCAACCTGTCCCAATATGAGACCAACGGAGTTCTCAAAAATCTCTATTTTGCTAAATCAACGGGAAAAGCTCTGTCCTTACAGAGCCCACCTGGCGCAgtgggcccctccctcctcctcaacGCTGTCTTCTCAGGCTCCAGGACAGCCCACCCTTGCCGCCCGCCTATTCTGCAGGCTCCTTCCCCCTCTGCCCCCTGGATTTCATCTTCTCTACTCTTGGGGCTCCACCCTCTGATTTCTCATCTCCACTCTCTCCCTGGGGAATCCCACTCAGTCCCTCTGATGCCTCTCAAATCCACATCTCCACGCCAGATGTTGCCTTCAATTTCCAGACTCATCTATCCAACTGCCTAACTGAATTCCACTGGGTGGCTAATTCACTTCACAAACCGAATGTGACCAGAACAGAGCGTTTGATTTTCCACCTCAACCCTGCTCCTCCCCTGGTCTTCCTCGTCTCAGCAAACGACACTGCCATGCACTCAAGTGCTCACGACCACCTCtgattcctcctcctccctccacaatCCCTCCACACCTGATGCATCAGGAAGCCCCTCCTAGCACTGCCTACAAAATAAATCCTGACTCCAtcccttccctccaccctggTCCAAACCTCATCCTCTTAGAATAAGACCCGGGATTTTCACCAAGAATCACAAGGACCTATGTCCAGCCACTCTGGTCTGACTTGCATACCTTGAATATGGTCAGCTcagtcccacctcagggcctttgcacttgctgtgctCTCTGCCCATCACTCTCCCCGCAACACTCTCATGGCTGACTCCGTGGAGTCATTCAGGTTTCaacttaaatgtcactttctcgGCAGACCTTCCTTGGCCGCCTGATCTCAGTGGCTGGTCACTCCAACACATTATTCCGTTTTATTGTCTTTGTAGAACTTCCTCCGTCTCACATTATCTTATTAAAGTCTTGACTTATTCATTATCTAGATcataagctccctgagggcagctGCTCTGTTTTACTTACTACTCCATGCTCTGTGCCTAaaacaatgcctgacacacagcaggtgcttaatatGAATTTGTCGACTAAATGAATGGATGGGAAGAGTATGAGGTATTTCTCTGGGCTGGTGAGAAgtcagaggagaaataagaaatagtCCTTGTGTGTGCgtttccttccccttccctccctgccacATGCACAGCCTGGGCTGGATCCTGGAGGGGATAGGAGAGCGCACAATTCAATTCCACAGCATGTGCCGAGAGTATGTGACATGCCAGGGCCTGTGCTTGGAGGGAAGGGCAAGCAGAGCAGAGGACTGCAGCCTGCCCCTGGGATTGCGTCTGAGCCAGCGGGACCAGCTGTGTGAGGCAGAGACGAGGGATCCCAGACAGGGAACGCTGCAGGCCTTCAGCGAGGGAGGCCTGGGGTCCCCACCAGGAGGCTGGCTGGAGGGGGAGGGCTGGTATCAGGCCACGCAGGGTGGGTGGAATTTGGACAAAGCTGGGGAGTAGCCAGGGCACCCAGGCAGCAGGTCCAGCCCAAGCAAAGGTACAGAGTCGGGAATGAACATGGAGCAAGGGGTGACAATGGAAAGATGGGCCTCGTGGGACAAGAATATTGGGTATCATGGATGAGGCGGGTGGACAGCTAGGTTGGGCCGTGATGTGAGGCCTCCAGTGCTGGAGCGACGTGTTGGACTTGGCATCCCAATGTCCCCCAGTGCTTTGCACAAAGTGGGGCTAAGATAAATGCTAGAGTGGAAGCACCCTGGGGCGGGGGACTTAGGCATGCCTGTATCCACGTGACTGTGAGGAGGCATCGCATGGGCGGGTGGGGATGGATCTGAAGGTCAGAGGGATCGCAGGGCAGTGGCAGAGGACGAGCTACACGGAGGTCAGTCCAGCAGCAAGCGCGGGACACATTGTGCCAAGTGGAAGGGGCTCCGTGAGCGCAGAGGGAGGAGTCCAGATGTGGAGGGGTGGAGAAGCTGCAAGAAAAGAGGTCATGGCCTTGGCATCATCCTTCACCTGCAGGCTGAGCACCTGCCGGGAGCAAAGCTCAGTGCTGGGTACTAGAATAATGGGGGAGGTTCCGAAACAGACGCCCAGCCTCCCGGGGCTCTAATTCTGCAGCTGAGATGGGGCCACAGGCCCTGGACTTTGGCAGCCCTGAGGGCCACGGGAGAGGCGACGACAGACTGGGCTCATGGCTGCCCCTTGGGGTCCCCACCTAGGACCTCGCCCACCACAATGGAGTAGGAGCTCCAGAACTGCTtttgatgtttgtttgttttaagccgGACAGAAATTGAGAGTTTGCCCTTAATTCAGGAGAACAATGGTCTTAGGTGGCGGAAGGTTGGGGCTCCCCTCTGGGCTGCAGAAGATCAACTGTAGTTACTTTCAACGCTGCGTTtcctgagcacttactctgtgctagCTGCTGTATTCACATCTCCTCAGATGTCACTAAGAACAGGGGAATAAGACAAACACTGCGGGATTTgcttctatgtggaatctaaaaagcaaaacaaatgaacacacacacacacacacacacacacacacacaaacagaaacagactcagattcaaagaacaaactggtggtcaccggagagaaaagggggagggtggggggatgGGCAAAACTGACGAAGGGGATTAAGGAGaataaaattccagttataaaataaataagtcacgaggacgtaatgtacagcacagggaatatagttgataatattgtaataactttgtatggtgacggatggtaactagacttgtcgtggtgatcatttcatagtGTATGTAAATGTCAGATCActacgttgtacacctgaaaccaatataATATTGCATGtcaactataatttttaaaaaaagaaaaatggaataatcaGAGTCGTTGGTTAACACAAATTTATCGAGGACGATGCGCCACAGTGACATTGGGGGCTTAATGCTGAATGGAGCTTACCATCTGGTTGGGGAGAGACCATTAACACGTGAACCAATAAATCCAGTTTCTCTGTAGACAGTGACAGTGCTGTGGAGCGAGTCATGAGGGATGGGGCAATGGATGACGGATGCAGGCGGATGACGGATTCTCTGAGGGAGCGTTCAGTGGTCCCAGAGGTGACATTTGTGTCAAGGCCTGAAAGACAGGGCTGAGGCGTGCACGGATGTAGGAGAGCATTTTGGACAGAGGTGGCCAGGCCCTGGTGGGACATGAGCCGTCAACACTACACCCAGCAGGAAGGCCGGAGTTTGGGAAGGAAGCAAGGGCGGGAGAGGGCAGGAGACGAGGTCAGAGGCGTGGGGGTGGCAGACCACGCAGGGTCTTGAAGGCCAGGGTGAGGGGGTTGGATGAATTCTAAGTCTACATTAAGCCATTGAAGAGTTTCAGGCAAGACAGTGAGATGAGCTGGTGAAGGCTGGAAACACTGATGTGGCAGCTGGGGGCATAATGAACTTGGGTGGGGGCCAAGGTGGAGACTGTGGTGGTACACTGGAGAAAGATGGCGGCATGACTCGGACCAGGGCGGCAGCAGCAGAGATGGGGAGGGCATGGCTCTGACAGATTTCAAGGGGGTGGCACTACAGGACTCGCCGGTGGGCGGCAGGGATGGGTGGAAAGTaggtgggagaaagaggaagccaAGGGGCCTCCGGGTCTGGGGCCCAAGCAACAGGCGGTGTCGTTAACGGGGGTGGTGGCGCTGGGGAACAAGCAGGTGGGAGGAACCTAAGGTTCTGCTTTGGTCGTGTTATAACAGCCAAGGAGAAATGTCAAGGAGGATGTCTGGAGTtaggaaggacagagaaggcaGGATTGGATACGTAAATGTGAGAAAAATGGAAACGGCGTCTAGGGAGAGAGCGAACATAGAGCAGGAAGAAGTCTGAGGCCAAATCATTGGGTCTCCACAACACTTAGAAATGGAGCGAGAGCCAGCaaaggaggccagggaggggcagCCACTGAGAGAGCGGGGGTCTCGAGAAGAAAGCATTTCCGGAAGGATGGAGAGGTCGTCTGCGTCTCCCACTGCTGAGGGGCGGCAGAGACCTCACCGGGGCCTTGTAAGAGCAGCCGTGGGGAGTGGCGGGGGAAGGCCGACGGGAGGAAAGCAGGGGATGGAAGACAGTGGGCTCTTCCAGGGAATTTTGCCCCCAGTGAAGAGCTGAGAACTCGGGTGGCAGCTGGAGGTGCTCGTAGCGTCAGGAGAGATTTTGTGTGGCAGGGAGATAACACAGCGTGTTGACCTGCCGGTGGGAGTGATCTGGCAGAGAAAGCAAAGCTGATACTCCAGGAAGAGCCAGTGTGGGGCAAGAGCTGCGTCTTTGATGGAGAGGAAGGGCTGGGCTGGAGCCTGCGTGGCACGGCCTGATTGGAGGTTGGGGGGACTGCCCATCCCTGcagtgggaggggcagaggcaggcgGTGGCTggatttgctgaatgaatgagtattgAGCGCCTGCCGTGTGCTCATTGCTGGGTAGATATGGataaaagaaacagacaaggtcctgccctcgtggagcttaccTCTGGTCACTTGAGCAAACAACAGGCATGGACGAGGCCACTGCAGGGCATGCTGATGGCAAGGAAGGAAATACACGAGTGGTGGGACCAGGAGTAACTCACTCAAGACCTcagctcaggggccggcccagtggcgcagtggttaagtttgcacgttctgcttcggcggcctagggttcgctggttcggatcccaggtgcggacatggcaccgaatggcaaaagccatgctgtggtgggcatcccacatataaagtagaggaagatgggcacggatgttagctcagggctggtcttcctcagcaaaaagaggaggattggcagtagttagctctgggctaatcttcctcaaaaaaaaaaaaaaaaaccccacagctcAGAGAGCTGGGAGGGGGCAGAGCCCAGGTCGAGTGGGTGGGAGCCTAGTGGGATGCATGTGAGATTTGGGGAACATCCTCCAGGGCCCCAGAGAGCAACAGGCTATGTGAGGATCCCTGGAGAGCGGGTGGCAGGGAGAAGTTGGCCAGAGGCCTCCCCGATCCCCAACCCCTGTCCTGTCCCCAGGAGGTGAGGGATGCTGGAGAGAGGATGGAGCTGGACCATGTGCAGAAGCAGCCCCAGGAACCCACGGTGGCCACAGGGGCCCAGAACCCTGGGAGCCTCTGCCAGGGCTTCATGAAGTGCTtgctggaggtggaggaggaggaggaggaggccacgCATCGCAAGGCCACcaaggcccaggccctgccaAACTGGAAGTCCCCCAGGGCCCCGACCCCTGTGCCCAACTCAGCCCTGGGCCTGCCTCTGACCCTTCCTCAGACCCCTCCCATGGCCCCATCCTGGGCCCGGCCTCCAGCCCCTGGACCAGTCCCTGCCTCCGTGGGAGCCCCGGTCTTGGCCTCAGTGCCCGCCACGGCCCTGCCAGCTTCTGCCCCGGACCTGGGCTGGAGAAGGACAGAATTCTTGCCCCAGAGCTGCCAGAGGAGCCTGAGCTATGCCAGAGCACGGTAGGAGCGCCCCGAAAGGGTATGCGGGGTCAACGCCTGGGTCCCTGTGTCCTTGGCATCTGTCTGCCAGACTCTCGCCCTGTCACTGCACCTGTCTGTCCCCCGCCTGTGTCCCCTCTCCATTTCGGCGCACTCTCTCCCACATCTAGGTCCCCTTTCTCCTTTCAGACCCCTTTCTCTTTCCAACTCCCCCCGATGGTGTCTCTCCCTAGtctcccctcacctctgcctCACTCCTCCGCCCGGTCACTCTTAGACGCTCCTGACCCCTCAATGCCTCCCCGAGGCTCCTCCCTGGCCCTCCGCTGGCTCTGGGCGTGGGGCAGGGCGGGCGGCTGGATGTGTGACCCGGGCCTGGGTTCTGTCCTCTGCAGGCAGGAGCCAGAAGACCGCTGCCTCCTGAAGCTGCACCAGAACTGGGAGGAGAGGGCCGAGGACCACCTCACCCTGAAGCAGGAGGAGGGTGAGCTGAGCCAGCGGAGGCCCTCGCGggggcaggccaggccaggccctcagACCTTCGGGGTTTATAGGTCCAGGGTGGGGGGAGTGACAGATCACACCGCTGCCCTGACGGCCCTGTGCGGGGGGCCCAGTGGGGATTATCTGTACTTGGCTGGGCCACTGTGCAGGCTAGGAGGCTGACCCCAGCTCACACACCGCTGGGTAGGGGAGCCAGGACGCACACAGGGTCCTCTCACTTGGGGTCCAGTTCTCTTCCCAGCCCCTGAGCCGCCTCTCTGAGTGAAGGACACAAGGCCTGCAAGGTGCTTTTGGCCCTGGGGGCCTTTCCGCCTCCCTCAACCAAGCCCGGTCTCTTGGTTCTCCGTAGAGGCAGGCTGGACGGGAAGCAGGCCTCCAGAGTCCCCGTATGTCTAAACCATCTCTCACCATTTGACGAGAAGGCCTCCCCTGGACAGGTCCCCATTTCCCACTGATCCCACCTCCACCAAACAATCAGAAAGTTCTGAACACCTATCCGGCGTGAGGCACTGTGACCTTTGCCCTCTAGCGTCCTCGCAGCTGGGCCCTGTGACTCCACTTACCCACGCTGCGAGGAGGAGTGGGCACCATGCCCTCCCTCTGTGCACACTGTCGACCCAGCCACCCCTCACGCTGACCCTGAAGAACGGAGGTGTGTCCTGCTTCCGCGCTCTGCCTCTCCCCATAGTCTGAGTCCCTCTTGGCCAGAGTGGCCCCTTCTTCTGCCCTCCCTGAATGCACTGTCCACCTGGCCATGGTGATAGAGGACACTGGGCAGGAGGTGGTTGGAGGGGACGGGATGAATGGTGGGAACGGACACTGTCCCCGCCCCAGCCTTCCGAAGCTACTTTGAGATCTTCAACGGCCATGGCGAGGTGGACGCACAGAGCCTGGAGAACATCTTGCTGCTCGTGGGCATCTCCCTGATGCCGGCGCAGGTGGAGGATGCCCTGATGAGCGCGGACATCGACGGTGAGCCGGGAGGCTTTGCGCTGGGTCCCAGGCGGGGCCGGCTCTGCGGGCAGAGTGAGACCTGTCTCGTTGCACGGGGCTCTGCACAGAAAGGTGCTGAGTTTGGTTTCATGCTCTGCTGTCACCGTCTAGAAATgcttaagaatttttaaatgaggGGCCCTGTCCTGCGTTTTCATTTTGtgctgggccccacaaattacgTAGCTGGTCTGGCCCCAAAAGTTGATGCCCCCTGAGCACCTACTCAGTGCCAGGTTCTGGGGACCCAGAGATGCCCAAGACCTACTTCCTGACCCCAAGATGTAGGTGATCTCTGAGATCACTTCTTTTTAGCCCCTCCTGTGTGCCTCATTGGACATTCCTCCATGACTCGGTCACTcactttaccagctgtgtgaccttggacaggtcacTGAAGTTcaccaaacctcagtttccccatttgtaaatgGGGCTGGGAGCAGTACCCACCTCACCGGGCTGCTGCGGAGATTACATGAGCACAACGCTGTGCACACCGAATGTATCCAGGAGACATTAGCCGCTGGTATTATTCAcccactaaatatttatttaatgcctactgtgtgcccatcGCTGGCTGGGCACCGAGAATGAAGAGATATATTAGACCCATGAGACTTGTCCTCCGGGTGCTCACATAGCCAGTGACACAGAAGTAAGAGACATCAAAGGAAGCAGCACTTAAGGTTGCTTGGAGGAAGGGATCAGgaaggaaagcttcctggaggaggtgatgccaGAGCCAAATTGTGAAAGATTAAGCAGGAGTtaggcagggagagaagaaagaagagggataTTCCTGGTGGCAGAAATAACCTGGACAAAGGGAAGAGGTGAGTGGAGTTACACGTGGTTTGGTTGGCCAGAGGCAGGGAACGAGCAGTGGGGCTGTGGGGCCTGGGCTCCTGACCACCACATGTCCAACCCTGCCGCCTCCATCACTGTACCAGCTTGAATCCTCACACACCAGCC
The genomic region above belongs to Equus caballus isolate H_3958 breed thoroughbred chromosome 2, TB-T2T, whole genome shotgun sequence and contains:
- the SPATA21 gene encoding spermatogenesis-associated protein 21 isoform X4, which encodes MSSRKQPLSAPGGPEKGPGHREASEEGPAEVRTQEQRHLTGPGEKRSPWGPQEGPGEPQAGQDQATPGSELGMLPSGVPAAHAGMKQLGSGKETEDEQRGQQTPGTVEGEAPESCQQGLECQPTPGHQAAEESDVEPPAEPCCPLDSCGQQLGDKPPREAGAPHIRPRGALPESGPGGYEDSSQEAMPLMPTATLEEKKANCFLPSMPAPNTPKEGGRAVETQPAAGPDPPPEVRDAGERMELDHVQKQPQEPTVATGAQNPGSLCQGFMKCLLEVEEEEEEATHRKATKAQALPNWKSPRAPTPVPNSALGLPLTLPQTPPMAPSWARPPAPGPVPASVGAPVLASVPATALPASAPDLGWRRTEFLPQSCQRSLSYARARQEPEDRCLLKLHQNWEERAEDHLTLKQEEAFRSYFEIFNGHGEVDAQSLENILLLVGISLMPAQVEDALMSADIDGDGHVGFKDFLAVMTDTKRFFCSVEQNALTDMAPPNPHTLFFEILSLLVEMMALPEAALEEITNYYQKKLKEGTCKAREMESAIGRLRARKKLPYNPQQADTVEVPEGRVLRILSRLKQQDYAANLQSPYAQVPCIPFCPRLDKKMARRKQGSHYVLDQCTPPSLAPDIRSLFFQSGSQGNREHGSDSRKWLSSVPARTH
- the SPATA21 gene encoding spermatogenesis-associated protein 21 isoform X6, yielding MSSRKQPLSAPGGPEKGPGHREASEEGPAEVRTQEQRHLTGPGEKRSPWGPQEGPGEPQAGQDQATPGSELGMLPSGVPAAHAGMKQLGSGKETEDEQRGQQTPGTVEGEAPESCQQGLECQPTPGHQAAEESDVEPPAEPCCPLDSCGQQLGDKPPREAGAPHIRPRGALPESGPGGYEDSSQEAMPLMPTATLEEKKANCFLPSMPAPNTPKEGGRAVETQPAAGPDPPPVRDAGERMELDHVQKQPQEPTVATGAQNPGSLCQGFMKCLLEVEEEEEEATHRKATKAQALPNWKSPRAPTPVPNSALGLPLTLPQTPPMAPSWARPPAPGPVPASVGAPVLASVPATALPASAPDLGWRRTEFLPQSCQRSLSYARARQEPEDRCLLKLHQNWEERAEDHLTLKQEEAFRSYFEIFNGHGEVDAQSLENILLLVGISLMPAQVEDALMSADIDGDGHVGFKDFLAVMTDTKRFFCSVEQNALTDMAPPNPHTLFFEILSLLVEMMALPEAALEEITNYYQKKLKEGTCKAREMESAIGRLRARKKLPYNPQQADTVEVPEGRVLRILSRLKQQDYAANLQSPYAQVPCIPFCPRLDKKMARRKQGSHYVLDQCTPPSLAPDIRSLFFQSGSQGNREHGSDSRKWLSSVPARTH
- the SPATA21 gene encoding spermatogenesis-associated protein 21 isoform X5; this translates as MSSRKQPLSAPGGPEKGPGHREASEEGPAEVRTQEQRHLTGPGEKRSPWGPQEGPGEPQAGQDQATPGSELGMLPSGVPAAHAGMKQLGSGKETEDEQRGQQTPGTVEGEAPESCQGLECQPTPGHQAAEESDVEPPAEPCCPLDSCGQQLGDKPPREAGAPHIRPRGALPESGPGGYEDSSQEAMPLMPTATLEEKKANCFLPSMPAPNTPKEGGRAVETQPAAGPDPPPEVRDAGERMELDHVQKQPQEPTVATGAQNPGSLCQGFMKCLLEVEEEEEEATHRKATKAQALPNWKSPRAPTPVPNSALGLPLTLPQTPPMAPSWARPPAPGPVPASVGAPVLASVPATALPASAPDLGWRRTEFLPQSCQRSLSYARARQEPEDRCLLKLHQNWEERAEDHLTLKQEEAFRSYFEIFNGHGEVDAQSLENILLLVGISLMPAQVEDALMSADIDGDGHVGFKDFLAVMTDTKRFFCSVEQNALTDMAPPNPHTLFFEILSLLVEMMALPEAALEEITNYYQKKLKEGTCKAREMESAIGRLRARKKLPYNPQQADTVEVPEGRVLRILSRLKQQDYAANLQSPYAQVPCIPFCPRLDKKMARRKQGSHYVLDQCTPPSLAPDIRSLFFQSGSQGNREHGSDSRKWLSSVPARTH
- the SPATA21 gene encoding spermatogenesis-associated protein 21 isoform X7, which gives rise to MSSRKQPLSAPGGPEKGPGHREASEEGPAEVRTQEQRHLTGPGEKRSPWGPQEGPGEPQAGQDQATPGSELGMLPSGVPAAHAGMKQLGSGKETEDEQRGQQTPGTVEGEAPESCQGLECQPTPGHQAAEESDVEPPAEPCCPLDSCGQQLGDKPPREAGAPHIRPRGALPESGPGGYEDSSQEAMPLMPTATLEEKKANCFLPSMPAPNTPKEGGRAVETQPAAGPDPPPVRDAGERMELDHVQKQPQEPTVATGAQNPGSLCQGFMKCLLEVEEEEEEATHRKATKAQALPNWKSPRAPTPVPNSALGLPLTLPQTPPMAPSWARPPAPGPVPASVGAPVLASVPATALPASAPDLGWRRTEFLPQSCQRSLSYARARQEPEDRCLLKLHQNWEERAEDHLTLKQEEAFRSYFEIFNGHGEVDAQSLENILLLVGISLMPAQVEDALMSADIDGDGHVGFKDFLAVMTDTKRFFCSVEQNALTDMAPPNPHTLFFEILSLLVEMMALPEAALEEITNYYQKKLKEGTCKAREMESAIGRLRARKKLPYNPQQADTVEVPEGRVLRILSRLKQQDYAANLQSPYAQVPCIPFCPRLDKKMARRKQGSHYVLDQCTPPSLAPDIRSLFFQSGSQGNREHGSDSRKWLSSVPARTH